In Aquiflexum balticum DSM 16537, a single genomic region encodes these proteins:
- a CDS encoding YihY/virulence factor BrkB family protein → MINRLKKLTVFQIIRDSFKDFFSGESMGLAAGTAFYTIFSLPALLIIILNIGMTLYSETEIKTEMLQQVEELAGEESRSTLENILDNFNKESNGIISNFVAFLILAFSATTVFVSLQNAINHIWHIKPKPEKGLIKFIINRLLSFSLVASIGFILLVSLILDAVLVIINNYFKEYVVDLPINLVTIAHFILTQLILVVVFALMYRILPDAKVRWKDTWMGAIVTMLLFGIGKYLIGIYMGNSDLGSSYGAAGSLVILLIWVYYSVVIFLFGAQITYYIAEHIGGNIIPKSQAVKVEMREIED, encoded by the coding sequence ATGATTAATCGTTTAAAGAAATTAACGGTTTTCCAAATAATCAGAGATAGTTTCAAGGATTTCTTTTCCGGAGAATCTATGGGATTGGCTGCGGGCACTGCATTTTACACTATTTTTAGTTTACCCGCCTTGTTGATCATTATTCTCAACATCGGAATGACCTTATATTCAGAAACAGAAATCAAAACTGAAATGCTGCAACAGGTTGAAGAGTTGGCAGGTGAAGAAAGTAGATCAACTCTGGAAAATATTCTGGATAATTTCAACAAGGAATCCAATGGTATTATTTCCAATTTTGTTGCATTTCTGATACTGGCATTCAGTGCCACCACGGTATTTGTAAGCCTTCAAAATGCCATCAACCATATTTGGCATATCAAGCCTAAGCCGGAGAAAGGGTTAATCAAGTTTATCATCAACCGGTTATTAAGTTTTTCATTGGTTGCTTCCATTGGCTTTATCCTCTTGGTTTCCCTTATCCTGGATGCAGTTCTGGTAATAATTAATAATTACTTTAAAGAATATGTGGTTGATTTGCCCATTAACCTGGTAACAATCGCACATTTTATACTCACACAGTTGATTCTGGTAGTGGTTTTTGCATTGATGTACAGGATTTTGCCTGATGCAAAGGTAAGATGGAAGGACACTTGGATGGGTGCAATAGTCACCATGCTTCTTTTTGGTATCGGTAAATACCTCATAGGGATTTATATGGGAAATAGTGATTTAGGTTCATCGTACGGGGCGGCCGGTTCTTTGGTAATTTTATTGATTTGGGTTTATTATTCAGTCGTAATTTTCCTATTTGGAGCACAAATCACTTATTACATTGCC
- a CDS encoding aldo/keto reductase, giving the protein MKSIKFSNGDSMPIIGLGTWKSKPGEVYQAVIWAIESGYRHIDCAAIYENEKEVGKALEFAFGNGLVTREEMFVTSKLWNSNHRLEDVQLALKKTLKDLKLDYLDLYLIHWPISFKKGVGFAQNREEFFTYNDVPLSQTWEGMEDCKKMGLAKHIGVSNFNVSKLEEIMKSGKEMPEMNQVEMHPYLPQNKLVAYCKSKGINMTAYSPLGSGDRSSSIKKSDEPSLFENPVVVNIAEKYKVSPAQILIAFSIHRDIVVIPKSVNKERIEENLASAEIHLKKEDMEALAQINLRYRFIDGSFFTGPKSPYSQEDLWENDNS; this is encoded by the coding sequence ATGAAATCGATCAAATTCAGTAACGGTGATTCAATGCCGATAATTGGCTTAGGAACATGGAAATCCAAACCGGGAGAAGTTTACCAAGCGGTTATTTGGGCCATAGAATCCGGTTACCGCCACATAGATTGTGCTGCAATTTACGAAAATGAAAAGGAAGTGGGCAAAGCTCTGGAATTTGCATTCGGGAATGGACTAGTGACCAGAGAGGAAATGTTTGTTACTTCCAAACTTTGGAACAGCAATCACCGCTTGGAAGATGTTCAACTTGCCCTGAAAAAAACACTCAAAGACCTTAAATTAGATTATTTGGATTTATACCTGATTCACTGGCCAATAAGTTTTAAAAAAGGTGTTGGTTTTGCCCAAAATCGGGAGGAGTTTTTTACTTATAATGATGTTCCTTTATCGCAGACATGGGAAGGTATGGAAGATTGTAAAAAAATGGGTCTGGCAAAACACATTGGTGTGTCCAATTTCAATGTTTCCAAATTAGAGGAAATTATGAAAAGTGGCAAAGAAATGCCTGAAATGAATCAGGTAGAAATGCATCCTTATCTTCCCCAAAACAAATTAGTCGCTTATTGCAAATCAAAAGGGATCAATATGACAGCTTATTCTCCCCTCGGCTCAGGTGATAGGTCATCTTCCATCAAAAAATCAGATGAACCAAGTTTGTTTGAAAACCCTGTTGTAGTGAATATAGCAGAAAAATATAAAGTAAGTCCCGCCCAGATTTTGATTGCCTTTTCAATCCACAGAGACATAGTGGTGATTCCTAAATCAGTAAATAAAGAAAGAATTGAAGAGAATCTCGCTTCCGCAGAAATCCATCTCAAAAAAGAGGATATGGAAGCATTGGCGCAAATCAATTTGAGATACCGTTTTATAGACGGGTCCTTTTTTACAGGTCCAAAGAGTCCATATTCCCAAGAAGATCTTTGGGAAAATGATAACAGCTAA
- a CDS encoding alpha/beta hydrolase family protein, translating to MKTLILTFLIFTHLNLVAQSQELTGSWKGTLEVMGQKLPLVFHFDLEGEEWKGTMDSPNQGAKGIPLSKVLFNGFMLSFELAVGGISYEGLFVEENIKGTFKQNDTSFPLDLTKEINLNNPDKQLNRPQHPKPPFEYSDISIAFKNDKEGIHLKGLITKPNGEGPFPAVVLVSGSGPQDRNSEIFGHKPFLVIADYLTKQGIVVLRYDERGVGESEGQFSSATSVDFKDDALFALEYLRRQEFVDNQRVGVIGHSEGGLISWLIGAEQNKADFLIALAAPVVPIPDLMLKQTEDISRSSGSPRELVNQQVSINKKFYDLITNSKNSDDALSKIPELVDEILGGYGLEKEILEQQANSLGSTFEKSINPWFYNFIKTDPEMYISKITVPTFAAFGGKDLQVNSAQNGNRLIELFQKKPALLQLQVYPELNHLFQKAETGAVSEYEAIEETFNVIVLQDIIAFINSF from the coding sequence ATGAAAACCTTAATTCTTACTTTTTTGATTTTTACTCATCTGAATTTAGTTGCACAAAGTCAAGAACTTACAGGAAGTTGGAAAGGAACACTTGAAGTGATGGGACAAAAGCTGCCTCTAGTATTTCATTTTGATTTGGAGGGAGAGGAGTGGAAAGGAACGATGGACAGCCCCAATCAGGGTGCTAAAGGAATCCCTTTAAGTAAGGTTTTGTTCAATGGTTTTATGCTCAGTTTTGAATTGGCTGTTGGAGGAATCAGTTACGAAGGTTTGTTTGTAGAAGAAAATATAAAGGGCACATTCAAACAAAACGATACGTCTTTTCCGCTTGACCTTACAAAAGAGATAAATCTGAACAACCCTGACAAGCAGCTCAATAGACCACAGCATCCCAAACCTCCGTTTGAGTATTCAGATATTTCAATTGCTTTCAAAAATGACAAAGAAGGGATACATTTGAAAGGATTGATCACCAAACCCAATGGAGAAGGTCCTTTTCCAGCTGTAGTATTGGTGAGTGGTTCGGGACCACAGGACAGGAACTCGGAAATTTTTGGGCATAAACCATTTTTGGTCATTGCAGATTACCTTACCAAACAGGGAATTGTTGTTTTGAGATACGATGAAAGGGGAGTAGGTGAGTCTGAAGGTCAGTTTTCTTCTGCGACTTCCGTTGACTTTAAAGATGATGCCTTATTTGCCCTTGAATATTTGCGGAGACAGGAATTTGTTGATAATCAAAGAGTAGGAGTGATCGGACACAGTGAAGGAGGTCTTATTTCCTGGCTTATTGGAGCTGAACAAAATAAGGCAGATTTTTTAATTGCGTTGGCAGCACCTGTTGTCCCAATTCCAGATTTGATGCTCAAGCAGACTGAAGATATTTCAAGATCTTCAGGTTCTCCCCGGGAATTGGTAAATCAACAAGTTTCAATCAACAAAAAATTTTATGATCTGATTACAAATAGTAAAAACAGTGATGATGCTCTCTCCAAAATCCCTGAGTTGGTAGATGAAATTTTGGGTGGATATGGTCTTGAAAAAGAAATTTTGGAACAACAAGCCAATTCATTGGGTTCTACTTTTGAAAAAAGCATTAATCCTTGGTTTTATAATTTTATAAAAACCGATCCGGAAATGTACATTTCAAAAATCACTGTACCAACATTTGCTGCTTTTGGTGGTAAAGATCTTCAGGTGAATTCAGCACAAAATGGAAACAGACTAATAGAACTTTTCCAAAAAAAGCCTGCATTACTGCAACTGCAGGTTTATCCTGAACTTAACCATCTTTTTCAAAAAGCGGAGACAGGTGCGGTTTCTGAATATGAAGCTATTGAGGAGACATTCAATGTAATTGTATTGCAGGATATCATTGCCTTCATCAATTCGTTCTAA
- a CDS encoding DUF3820 family protein, with translation MDKQILLDLVTKTMPFGKYKGRLLCDIPEHYLVWMHGKGFPDGKLGLWLHTLYEIRLNGLESILYELKEMHKKRPI, from the coding sequence ATAGATAAGCAGATTTTATTGGATTTGGTGACAAAAACTATGCCTTTCGGAAAATACAAAGGAAGGCTTCTCTGTGACATACCTGAGCATTATTTGGTTTGGATGCATGGTAAGGGTTTCCCTGATGGCAAATTAGGCTTGTGGCTCCATACCCTTTATGAAATTAGGCTCAACGGACTGGAATCTATCTTATATGAGCTCAAAGAAATGCACAAAAAAAGACCAATCTAA
- a CDS encoding S8 family peptidase — translation MLNKTYQCLLRPAGLFLLILAFSVSSCQDSAEDITVQDLEQVSLSSQEGIIPGKFIVVLHENTLNFRKSGRYEDVQMNMRKSAHEIVSRYNIEQEKVERVYGNLLTGFSVELTENQRQALERDPSVKYVEPDGYVSINSTTQNNATWGLDRIDQTSLPLNSSYVYNATGTGVKAYIIDTGIKTAHNEFGGRALQGFDAFGGNSEDCDGHGTHVAGTVGGTVYGVAKSVTLVAVRVLDCNGSGSFSGVIAGMDWVASDANGPSVANMSLGGGASTAVNDAVGRLYNAGIPVIVAAGNGDRRGREQNACNSSPAGAPNAYTVGATTNTDSKTSWSNYGECVDIFAPGASITAAWYTSNTAINTISGTSMASPHVAGVAALYLQSNPTASSQAVYNFLTETSIKNTVTNSRTTNNHMLYSLGQGSGGNDPGPTDPTDPTDPTDPGAISLAGVASKISGRWRADLSWSGTNATQVDIYRNGTLLAAAVNNSGTYVDQTNFRGGGTLTYSICEAGSTTTCSNEITLIY, via the coding sequence AGGATTATTCCTGTTGATTTTAGCGTTTTCAGTCAGTTCCTGCCAGGACAGTGCAGAAGATATCACCGTTCAGGACTTGGAGCAAGTTTCTTTATCGAGTCAGGAGGGGATTATCCCGGGAAAATTCATTGTTGTTCTTCACGAGAATACTTTGAATTTCAGAAAATCTGGCCGATACGAGGATGTTCAAATGAATATGCGTAAGTCGGCCCATGAGATTGTTTCAAGATACAACATTGAACAAGAAAAAGTGGAGCGGGTTTATGGGAATTTGTTAACAGGGTTTTCTGTAGAACTTACAGAAAATCAACGTCAGGCACTTGAAAGAGACCCATCGGTCAAATATGTTGAGCCAGACGGTTATGTAAGCATCAATTCAACCACTCAGAACAATGCTACCTGGGGTTTGGATAGAATTGATCAAACATCACTTCCTTTAAATAGCTCCTATGTTTATAATGCAACCGGTACAGGAGTAAAAGCCTATATCATTGATACTGGAATTAAGACCGCCCACAATGAGTTTGGGGGCAGGGCATTGCAAGGATTTGATGCTTTTGGAGGAAATTCCGAAGACTGTGACGGACATGGAACCCATGTGGCAGGTACCGTTGGAGGAACTGTGTATGGTGTGGCAAAGAGTGTTACTCTTGTTGCTGTCAGAGTTTTGGATTGCAATGGTTCGGGTTCCTTCAGTGGGGTTATTGCCGGGATGGATTGGGTGGCTTCAGATGCGAATGGTCCCTCCGTAGCTAATATGTCTTTAGGAGGCGGAGCCAGCACAGCAGTAAATGATGCAGTAGGAAGATTGTATAATGCAGGAATACCGGTCATCGTTGCTGCTGGTAACGGCGATAGAAGAGGTAGAGAGCAGAACGCATGTAATTCATCTCCTGCGGGAGCTCCTAATGCTTATACTGTTGGTGCCACAACCAATACGGATTCCAAAACATCTTGGTCAAATTACGGTGAATGCGTGGATATTTTTGCTCCGGGTGCAAGTATTACGGCAGCATGGTACACCAGCAATACAGCTATAAATACTATTTCAGGTACTTCAATGGCTTCTCCCCATGTTGCAGGTGTGGCAGCACTTTATTTACAGAGTAATCCTACAGCTTCAAGCCAAGCTGTTTATAATTTTCTAACCGAAACTTCAATTAAAAATACTGTAACCAATTCGAGAACCACCAACAATCATATGTTGTATTCGTTGGGGCAAGGTTCAGGTGGTAATGACCCAGGACCTACTGATCCCACTGATCCTACTGATCCTACTGATCCAGGTGCTATAAGTTTGGCAGGAGTGGCCAGCAAGATTTCAGGAAGATGGAGAGCAGATCTTTCTTGGTCCGGTACCAATGCAACTCAAGTGGACATCTACAGAAACGGAACTTTGCTTGCCGCTGCTGTGAATAACTCAGGTACTTATGTCGACCAGACTAATTTTAGAGGAGGTGGTACTTTAACCTATTCCATCTGCGAAGCAGGATCCACAACTACTTGTTCAAATGAAATAACTCTGATTTATTAA